One window from the genome of Dolosigranulum savutiense encodes:
- a CDS encoding DUF896 domain-containing protein — protein sequence MIEKEKLNRINELARKERTDEGLTSEEKKEQESLRKQYLKSFREGLKSQLEGIQFVNKDGEDVTPDKIRQAQQESGLRDKDGQIVTSEDK from the coding sequence ATGATAGAGAAAGAAAAGTTGAATCGTATCAATGAGTTAGCGCGTAAAGAGCGGACGGATGAAGGTTTAACTAGTGAGGAAAAGAAAGAGCAAGAATCATTGCGTAAGCAGTATTTAAAATCATTCCGTGAAGGGTTGAAGTCCCAGTTAGAAGGGATTCAGTTTGTTAACAAAGACGGAGAAGATGTGACGCCAGATAAGATTAGACAGGCACAACAAGAGAGCGGTTTACGCGATAAAGATGGTCAAATTGTGACATCAGAAGATAAATAA
- a CDS encoding 1-acyl-sn-glycerol-3-phosphate acyltransferase, which yields MFFRITVSIIHFLLWIFNGTIDVQGKEHLPEDDTYVLIAPHRSLLDPVFIVIAAAPREFTVMAKAELFENALFGWFIRKLNAFPVDRENPGPSAIKTPVKALKNTDKSFLIFPSGTRHSTDLKGGAVTIAKMSKKPIVPAYYDGPLTFKELFLRKKARVRFGQPFIVERKLDGVKDITAHYNDHIQAAFDQLAQDIQPKK from the coding sequence ATGTTTTTTAGAATTACTGTTAGTATCATCCATTTCTTATTGTGGATTTTTAATGGCACCATTGATGTGCAAGGTAAAGAGCACTTGCCTGAAGATGATACATACGTCTTGATTGCCCCGCACCGTAGTCTACTAGATCCAGTTTTTATCGTTATCGCTGCTGCTCCACGTGAATTTACTGTTATGGCCAAAGCTGAACTCTTCGAAAATGCTCTATTTGGTTGGTTTATTCGCAAGCTGAATGCTTTTCCTGTTGACCGTGAGAATCCAGGGCCGAGTGCAATAAAAACACCAGTGAAAGCTCTAAAAAATACGGACAAGAGTTTTTTAATTTTTCCGTCGGGCACCCGGCACTCAACTGATTTAAAAGGTGGTGCAGTGACCATTGCTAAAATGAGCAAGAAGCCAATTGTTCCCGCTTATTACGACGGCCCTCTTACCTTTAAAGAGCTTTTCTTACGTAAAAAAGCACGTGTTCGCTTCGGACAACCCTTCATAGTCGAGCGTAAACTGGATGGCGTCAAGGATATCACAGCTCATTATAATGATCATATCCAAGCTGCCTTTGACCAATTAGCACAAGATATTCAACCAAAAAAATAA
- the ulaG gene encoding L-ascorbate 6-phosphate lactonase produces the protein MPKVNEITRESWILSTFPEWGTWLNEEIQEEEVPEDNVAMWWLGNCGIWIKTPGGANIVMDLWSNRGKHTKQVKDMVRGHQMANMAGVRKLQPNLRVQPMVIDPFKIKELDYYLVSHFHSDHIDPYTAAAILNNPELEHVKFVGPWHCGRIWQEWGVPEERIIVVKPGDSLVLKDVTIRAVESFDRTCLVTLPVEGADETGGELAGLPVTDEEMASKAVNYIFETPGGNIYHGADSHYSNFFAKHGKDYNIDVALNNYGENPVGIQDKMTSVDLLRMAECLQAKVIIPVHYDIWSNFMASTDEILELWRMRKDRLQYKFHPFIWEVGGKYTYPKDKDLIEYHHPRGFDDCFEQDSNIQFKALL, from the coding sequence ATGCCAAAAGTTAATGAAATTACAAGAGAATCTTGGATTTTATCAACGTTCCCAGAATGGGGAACATGGTTGAATGAAGAAATTCAGGAAGAAGAAGTTCCAGAAGATAATGTAGCAATGTGGTGGCTGGGGAATTGTGGCATTTGGATTAAAACTCCGGGGGGTGCCAATATTGTAATGGATCTGTGGTCAAATCGTGGTAAACACACTAAGCAAGTTAAAGATATGGTACGAGGACATCAAATGGCTAATATGGCAGGTGTTCGTAAATTACAACCTAATCTGCGTGTACAGCCCATGGTTATAGATCCATTTAAGATTAAAGAATTAGATTATTATTTAGTATCCCATTTTCATAGTGATCACATCGATCCTTATACTGCCGCAGCAATTTTGAACAATCCAGAACTAGAACACGTTAAATTTGTTGGACCGTGGCATTGTGGAAGAATATGGCAAGAATGGGGTGTCCCAGAAGAACGAATCATTGTTGTTAAGCCTGGGGATAGCTTGGTACTTAAAGATGTAACTATAAGAGCAGTTGAATCGTTTGATAGAACATGCTTAGTAACCCTACCAGTAGAAGGTGCGGATGAAACAGGTGGAGAGTTAGCTGGATTACCTGTCACCGATGAAGAAATGGCTAGTAAAGCAGTCAACTATATTTTTGAAACACCAGGTGGAAATATCTATCATGGAGCTGATTCGCATTACTCAAACTTTTTTGCTAAACATGGAAAAGATTACAACATTGATGTAGCGCTCAATAATTATGGGGAGAATCCTGTAGGTATCCAGGATAAGATGACATCTGTTGATTTACTTCGTATGGCTGAGTGTTTACAAGCAAAAGTGATTATCCCTGTTCACTACGATATTTGGTCAAACTTTATGGCTTCAACTGATGAAATTTTAGAGTTATGGCGTATGCGAAAAGATCGATTACAGTATAAATTCCACCCATTTATATGGGAAGTTGGTGGTAAATATACTTATCCAAAAGATAAAGATCTGATTGAATATCATCATCCACGTGGGTTTGATGATTGCTTTGAACAAGATTCTAATATTCAATTTAAAGCACTTTTATAA
- a CDS encoding PTS sugar transporter subunit IIA has product MNLKQSLMANNSIRLGVNASDWKEAIRVSIAPLIDSGAVLPEYYEAIIESTEKYGPYYILMPGMAMPHARPEAGVKCDAFSLVTLNEPVTFSDGKEVSVLVSLAATSSDIHTSVAIPQIIALFDLPNSIERLHGCQSPKDVMDLIEESEDSPYLKDFDLNS; this is encoded by the coding sequence ATGAACTTAAAACAATCTTTAATGGCAAATAATTCAATCCGTCTGGGAGTAAACGCTAGTGATTGGAAAGAAGCCATCAGAGTATCTATTGCTCCCCTGATTGATAGTGGAGCTGTATTGCCAGAGTATTATGAAGCAATTATTGAATCAACTGAGAAATATGGTCCCTATTATATCTTAATGCCTGGTATGGCAATGCCACATGCAAGGCCAGAAGCAGGAGTAAAATGTGATGCTTTTTCACTAGTAACTCTAAATGAACCAGTAACATTTTCAGATGGTAAGGAAGTTAGTGTATTAGTATCTTTAGCGGCAACTAGTTCAGATATTCATACAAGTGTAGCGATTCCGCAAATAATTGCTCTCTTTGATTTGCCAAATTCTATTGAACGCTTGCATGGATGTCAATCACCTAAAGATGTAATGGATTTAATTGAAGAATCAGAAGATAGTCCATATTTAAAGGACTTTGACTTAAACAGTTAA
- a CDS encoding PTS sugar transporter subunit IIB, with protein MVKVLAACGNGMGSSMVIKMKVENALRQLGQTTFTVNSCSVGEAKSLAQGYDIVIASLHLIKELEGRTQGKLIGLDNLMDDQEIKEKLSDVLLD; from the coding sequence ATGGTTAAAGTACTAGCAGCATGTGGTAACGGAATGGGATCGTCTATGGTAATTAAAATGAAAGTTGAAAATGCTTTACGTCAATTAGGTCAAACAACTTTTACTGTTAATTCATGTAGCGTTGGAGAAGCAAAAAGTCTAGCACAAGGTTATGATATCGTTATTGCTTCATTGCATCTAATCAAAGAACTAGAAGGAAGAACTCAAGGTAAGTTAATAGGTTTGGATAACTTAATGGATGATCAAGAGATAAAAGAAAAACTAAGTGATGTATTGTTGGATTAA
- a CDS encoding transcription antiterminator, which yields MLLDQTSCELLRYLINLMNPKTIMAISRERNQSRRAIYYQLDKINDAIGEYCEPIISQSRVGIVLSEQQKQTCRKILEEIDAYSYIMSGKERKQLILFYICISKERVTLDKLMDLTEVSRNTVINDLNDIREDLIPGQYQVNLQVTKSQGYYLQCKPLNKIQYTQSLLYHIFRDGAPSYIKIAEEKITKRMKNELLLSIDVRTFLSEQIPIVQGELGKIINNQEIAFMLQILPYLLLSCRSTPIQELPENYLAKEFHLIHRRIEFQVAQDLASRLRQRFSINLSGVEISLLGLLLLSYRKDKDTHVDSQDFTEVKNILERFIWQIEAAIQIEIEQKEDLIRNLVTHCKALLFRKTYGIFSRNPLTTQIKDKYSELFSVVQRASILLEEEWLIALTDDEIAYLAIHIGGSLKKPQLTQVGGQKICIVCDEGIGISKLLLKQCQSYLQHDYIEAVLNTEQFKSVEDLLDIDLIVSTNKELSSQYPILKVNPILTSEDILGLTYYIKYREFKVSTISFNEALEITIKKYLSDSGSAKALTREITHLINNELLSQVTIK from the coding sequence ATGTTGTTAGATCAAACGAGTTGCGAATTACTGAGATATTTGATTAATTTAATGAATCCTAAGACAATTATGGCTATTTCTAGGGAACGAAATCAATCAAGAAGAGCAATTTATTATCAATTAGATAAAATTAATGATGCAATAGGGGAATATTGTGAACCAATTATCAGTCAATCACGTGTTGGAATAGTATTATCTGAACAACAAAAACAGACTTGTAGAAAGATTTTAGAGGAGATTGATGCATACAGTTATATCATGAGTGGCAAAGAGCGAAAGCAATTAATATTATTCTATATATGTATCTCCAAAGAACGTGTGACTCTGGATAAATTAATGGATTTGACGGAAGTCTCTAGAAACACAGTGATAAATGATTTGAACGATATTCGTGAAGACTTGATACCTGGTCAGTATCAAGTTAACTTACAGGTGACTAAATCGCAAGGGTATTATTTACAGTGCAAACCGTTAAACAAAATTCAGTATACTCAATCGCTACTTTATCATATTTTCAGAGATGGAGCGCCATCGTATATTAAAATAGCGGAAGAAAAAATTACTAAGCGAATGAAAAATGAATTACTTTTAAGTATTGATGTTAGAACATTTTTGTCAGAACAAATCCCTATAGTTCAAGGTGAGCTGGGAAAAATTATTAATAACCAAGAAATTGCGTTTATGTTACAGATATTACCTTACTTATTACTTAGTTGTCGTAGTACCCCTATACAAGAATTACCAGAAAATTACTTAGCAAAAGAATTTCATTTAATCCATCGTCGAATTGAATTTCAAGTAGCGCAAGATTTAGCAAGTAGATTACGCCAAAGATTCTCAATCAATCTATCTGGGGTAGAAATTTCTCTCTTAGGATTGTTATTACTTTCTTATCGAAAAGATAAAGATACTCATGTAGATAGTCAAGATTTTACCGAAGTAAAAAATATTTTAGAGCGATTTATTTGGCAAATCGAAGCAGCGATCCAGATTGAAATTGAACAGAAAGAGGACTTGATTCGGAATTTAGTTACTCATTGTAAAGCATTACTATTTCGAAAAACATATGGTATTTTTTCAAGAAATCCATTAACAACTCAAATTAAAGATAAATATTCTGAATTATTTAGTGTTGTTCAAAGAGCATCAATCTTACTAGAAGAAGAGTGGTTGATAGCGCTAACTGATGATGAAATAGCATATTTAGCCATTCATATTGGTGGTTCATTGAAAAAGCCTCAGTTAACTCAAGTAGGTGGTCAAAAAATTTGTATCGTTTGTGATGAAGGAATTGGTATATCTAAATTGTTGTTGAAGCAATGTCAAAGTTATTTACAACATGATTATATTGAGGCTGTTTTAAATACTGAGCAGTTTAAAAGTGTTGAAGATTTACTTGATATAGATCTTATTGTTAGTACTAATAAGGAATTATCTAGTCAATATCCGATTTTAAAAGTCAATCCAATCTTAACCTCTGAAGATATACTAGGTTTGACATATTATATTAAATATCGAGAATTTAAGGTGTCTACAATTTCTTTTAACGAAGCCTTAGAGATAACAATAAAAAAATATTTATCAGATTCGGGATCAGCTAAAGCATTGACACGAGAAATTACACATTTAATTAATAATGAGCTGTTGAGTCAAGTAACAATTAAATGA
- the tkt gene encoding transketolase, with protein MFNEIDNLAVNTLRFLSIEAVGKANSGHPGLPLGAAPMTYVLWKNHLKINPKNSQWFDRDRFILSAGHGSALLYSMLHLAGYDVSIDDLKNFRQLGSKTPGHPEVHETEGVETTTGPLGQGLANAVGFAMAEAHLAATYNTDKHAVVDHYTYALVGDGDLQEGISYEAMSLAGHLQLDKLIVLFDSNDIQLDGPTNKAVSEDIEARFKSAGWEHIYVEDGMDLEAIDQAIEQAKQSNKPSIIELKTVIGAGSPLAGTSDVHGAPLDQEQIKETKEALGWEYEEAFHVPAEVYEHFRDVLAQAGQEAEANWQELLADYRKEDAERANQFQAAIKGELPADLADKLPTYSSADKGLATRASNNEVINALADAVPSLWGGSADLSGSNKTMIKAAGDFGPDNYAGKNIWYGVREHAMASALNGIILHGGTKSYAGTFFVFSDYLRPAVRLAALSHIPAIYVFTHDSIAVGEDGPTHEPVEQLASFRAMHNVNVIRPADANEVSAAWKVAVESTDRPTMLVFTRQNVPNLVGTQELAFEGVDRGGYVLSPQQGNRPDGILIATGSEVELAMNAQEVLREEHDVDVSVVSMPATNRFDEQSDAYKETVLPTKVRKRIAIEMGSSFGWERYVGLDGKILGIDQFGTSGPGDEVVAKYGFTVDQVVQSFLALNED; from the coding sequence ATGTTTAATGAGATAGATAATTTAGCTGTTAATACATTACGTTTTTTAAGTATTGAAGCGGTTGGGAAAGCTAATTCGGGTCACCCAGGTTTACCCCTTGGTGCAGCGCCTATGACTTATGTGCTGTGGAAAAATCATTTAAAAATTAATCCAAAAAACAGTCAATGGTTTGATCGTGATCGCTTTATTTTGTCAGCTGGTCATGGTTCTGCTTTACTCTACAGTATGCTTCACTTAGCCGGCTATGATGTATCGATTGATGACTTGAAGAATTTCCGTCAATTGGGCTCAAAAACACCAGGTCACCCAGAAGTTCATGAGACGGAAGGTGTTGAGACAACGACGGGTCCATTAGGTCAAGGCTTGGCGAATGCGGTTGGTTTTGCGATGGCAGAAGCGCATTTAGCAGCGACGTACAATACTGACAAACATGCGGTTGTTGATCACTACACTTATGCTTTGGTGGGTGATGGTGACTTGCAGGAAGGTATTTCTTATGAAGCAATGAGCCTGGCTGGGCACTTGCAGTTAGACAAATTAATTGTTTTGTTTGACTCGAATGATATTCAATTGGATGGACCAACCAACAAAGCGGTATCAGAAGATATTGAAGCCCGCTTTAAATCAGCCGGCTGGGAGCATATTTATGTAGAAGACGGAATGGACTTAGAAGCGATTGATCAAGCGATTGAACAAGCTAAACAATCTAATAAGCCATCGATTATTGAATTAAAAACAGTAATTGGTGCTGGTTCACCACTTGCGGGAACGAGTGATGTACATGGAGCACCGCTGGATCAAGAGCAGATTAAGGAAACAAAAGAAGCACTTGGTTGGGAATATGAGGAAGCATTCCACGTGCCGGCTGAAGTATATGAACATTTCCGTGATGTATTGGCTCAAGCAGGTCAAGAAGCAGAAGCTAACTGGCAGGAATTATTGGCAGATTACCGTAAGGAAGATGCTGAGCGTGCGAACCAATTCCAGGCAGCAATTAAAGGGGAATTGCCTGCTGACTTAGCGGATAAATTGCCAACTTATAGTTCTGCTGATAAAGGACTAGCAACGCGTGCCAGCAACAATGAAGTGATTAATGCGTTAGCAGATGCGGTTCCTAGTCTGTGGGGAGGATCAGCTGATTTATCTGGCTCCAATAAAACCATGATTAAAGCGGCTGGAGACTTTGGTCCAGATAATTATGCCGGCAAAAATATTTGGTATGGTGTACGTGAACATGCCATGGCAAGTGCGTTAAACGGTATTATTCTGCATGGAGGAACGAAGTCATACGCGGGAACATTCTTTGTTTTCAGTGATTACTTACGTCCAGCTGTTCGTTTAGCGGCATTATCACACATTCCAGCGATCTATGTCTTCACGCATGATTCAATTGCAGTCGGAGAAGACGGGCCAACACACGAACCGGTTGAACAATTAGCAAGTTTCCGTGCGATGCATAATGTCAATGTTATTCGTCCAGCTGATGCCAATGAAGTGTCCGCTGCTTGGAAAGTAGCTGTCGAGTCAACAGATCGTCCAACCATGCTTGTCTTTACTCGCCAAAATGTGCCTAACTTGGTGGGAACACAAGAGTTAGCTTTTGAGGGAGTTGACCGCGGAGGATATGTATTGTCACCACAACAAGGTAATCGTCCAGACGGTATTTTAATAGCAACTGGATCAGAAGTTGAACTGGCAATGAATGCTCAAGAAGTTCTGCGCGAAGAGCATGATGTCGATGTCTCAGTTGTCTCTATGCCAGCAACGAACCGTTTTGATGAGCAATCAGATGCGTATAAAGAAACGGTCTTACCGACAAAAGTTCGTAAACGTATCGCTATTGAGATGGGTTCCAGCTTTGGTTGGGAACGCTATGTTGGTTTAGATGGTAAGATTTTAGGGATTGATCAGTTCGGAACGAGTGGTCCTGGCGATGAAGTGGTAGCGAAATATGGCTTCACTGTGGATCAAGTGGTTCAATCTTTCTTAGCTTTAAATGAAGATTAA
- a CDS encoding L-ribulose-5-phosphate 3-epimerase: MKRPIGIYEKATPKHFTWLERLKFAKELGFDFVEMSIDESDERLSRLKWRSEERFEIVKAMYQTGIRIPTICFSGHRRFPLGSNGVAIEQQSLTLMKECITLAQDLGVRVIQLAGYDVYYEEKSPVTRERFLQNLRQACDWAERAQVILAIETMDDPFINSIEKYLAIEKLIDSPYLFVYPDTGNLSAWGNDLLSEFLIGHSSIAALHLKDTHLVTHDSTGQFRDVPFGQGCVNWEETFHVLKQTNYQGPLLVEMWSEQEKTVEDTKKAIQEAQNFLYPQLKKAGLI; the protein is encoded by the coding sequence ATGAAACGTCCAATTGGTATTTATGAAAAAGCAACACCCAAGCATTTTACATGGTTAGAGCGTCTAAAGTTTGCCAAAGAACTAGGTTTTGATTTTGTGGAAATGTCCATTGATGAAAGTGATGAGCGTTTATCACGATTAAAGTGGCGATCAGAGGAACGTTTTGAGATTGTAAAAGCAATGTATCAGACAGGTATACGTATTCCAACAATTTGCTTTAGCGGTCATCGACGTTTTCCTCTAGGTTCTAATGGTGTAGCTATCGAACAACAATCTCTTACTTTAATGAAAGAGTGCATTACCTTAGCACAAGATTTAGGTGTTCGAGTGATTCAACTAGCAGGATATGATGTATATTATGAAGAAAAATCACCCGTTACAAGAGAACGATTTTTACAAAATTTACGGCAAGCTTGTGATTGGGCAGAACGTGCTCAAGTTATTCTAGCAATTGAAACAATGGATGATCCGTTTATTAATAGTATTGAAAAATATTTAGCAATTGAAAAACTGATTGATTCACCGTATCTCTTTGTATATCCTGATACAGGTAATCTTAGCGCGTGGGGAAATGATTTACTTAGTGAATTCTTAATTGGGCACAGTTCTATTGCTGCTCTCCATTTAAAAGATACACATCTTGTGACTCATGATTCAACTGGTCAATTTCGTGATGTTCCATTTGGACAAGGTTGTGTAAACTGGGAAGAGACTTTTCACGTTTTAAAACAAACAAATTACCAAGGACCATTATTAGTTGAAATGTGGTCTGAACAAGAGAAAACAGTCGAAGATACGAAGAAAGCAATACAAGAAGCTCAAAACTTCTTGTATCCACAATTAAAGAAAGCAGGCTTAATCTAA
- a CDS encoding YneF family protein, whose protein sequence is MSLWLAILLIILALIGGGIGGFFLARKYMMNYFQENPPIDADMLRMMMLSMGQKPSEKKIQQILNQMKHQSKKK, encoded by the coding sequence ATGAGTTTATGGTTAGCGATTTTGTTAATTATTCTTGCGCTAATTGGTGGCGGGATCGGTGGCTTTTTCTTAGCGCGGAAATATATGATGAATTATTTCCAAGAGAATCCACCAATCGATGCTGATATGTTACGCATGATGATGCTATCGATGGGGCAGAAGCCGTCTGAGAAGAAAATTCAACAAATCCTCAATCAGATGAAGCACCAATCTAAGAAAAAATAA
- a CDS encoding 3-keto-L-gulonate-6-phosphate decarboxylase UlaD, giving the protein MTKSLPKLQVALDHSTMQGAIGAVVSVGQEVDIIEAGTVCLLQVGSSLVGVLRELFPDKLIVADTKCADAGGTVAKNNAKQGADWMTCICCATIPTMIAAREAIETIQGDRGEIQVELYGDWTFEQAQDWLNAGISQVIYHQSRDALLAGQTWGQQDLEKVERLIDMGFRVSVTGGLKVETLSLFKNLDVFAFIAGRGITEAEEPVQAARDFKAEIKRIWGE; this is encoded by the coding sequence ATGACAAAATCACTACCTAAATTACAAGTAGCACTAGATCACTCAACTATGCAAGGAGCTATTGGAGCAGTTGTGTCTGTTGGACAAGAAGTAGATATTATTGAAGCGGGTACAGTATGTTTATTACAAGTTGGAAGTTCATTAGTTGGTGTCTTAAGAGAATTGTTTCCAGATAAATTAATTGTTGCGGATACAAAATGTGCAGACGCTGGTGGAACAGTTGCAAAAAATAATGCAAAACAAGGGGCTGATTGGATGACATGTATTTGTTGTGCAACAATTCCTACAATGATTGCAGCACGTGAAGCAATAGAAACTATTCAAGGTGACCGTGGCGAAATTCAAGTAGAGCTTTATGGTGATTGGACATTTGAGCAGGCTCAAGATTGGTTAAATGCAGGAATTTCACAAGTAATTTATCATCAATCTAGGGATGCATTACTTGCTGGTCAAACTTGGGGACAACAAGATTTAGAGAAAGTTGAAAGATTGATTGATATGGGATTCCGGGTATCGGTTACAGGTGGTTTGAAAGTAGAGACGCTCTCATTATTTAAAAATCTTGACGTATTTGCGTTTATAGCGGGGCGTGGAATTACGGAAGCTGAAGAACCAGTACAAGCAGCACGTGACTTTAAAGCGGAAATTAAGCGTATCTGGGGTGAATAA
- a CDS encoding L-ribulose-5-phosphate 4-epimerase: MLLQSLRKRVCAANKSLATHGLVKFTWGNVSAIDRERDLIVIKPSGVSYDELTPENMVITDSNGMVVEGELNPSSDLNTHVQLYKYFKDIGGVVHTHSTEAVGWAQAGRDIPFYGTTHADYFHGSIPSARSLSVSEVNGEYETQTGKVIVETFEHLNIDPNAVPGVTVRSHGPFTWGKTPEEAVYHSVVLEEVAKMARLTEQNNPRIVCADKFLLDKHYLRKHGANAYYGQNN; this comes from the coding sequence ATGTTATTACAATCATTAAGAAAACGTGTTTGTGCGGCTAATAAGTCATTAGCTACCCATGGATTAGTCAAGTTTACGTGGGGAAATGTTTCGGCTATTGATCGAGAGAGAGATTTAATTGTTATCAAGCCAAGCGGAGTTAGTTATGATGAATTAACACCTGAAAATATGGTTATTACAGATTCAAATGGTATGGTGGTGGAAGGAGAATTGAATCCTTCATCTGATTTGAATACACATGTTCAATTATATAAATACTTTAAGGATATTGGTGGTGTTGTTCATACTCATTCAACAGAAGCTGTGGGATGGGCTCAAGCTGGACGTGATATTCCTTTCTATGGGACAACTCATGCGGATTACTTTCATGGATCTATCCCTTCAGCAAGAAGTCTATCAGTTTCTGAAGTCAACGGAGAATATGAAACACAAACAGGAAAAGTAATCGTTGAAACATTTGAACACTTAAATATTGATCCCAATGCGGTTCCTGGGGTTACTGTCCGAAGCCATGGTCCTTTTACATGGGGGAAAACACCTGAAGAAGCTGTATATCATAGCGTTGTACTTGAAGAAGTTGCTAAAATGGCTCGGTTGACAGAACAAAATAATCCACGCATTGTTTGTGCTGATAAATTTTTATTGGATAAACATTACTTGCGTAAGCATGGTGCGAATGCCTACTACGGACAGAATAATTGA
- a CDS encoding PTS ascorbate transporter subunit IIC, giving the protein MEVLTIMLNWFSQNILQNPAFFVGLLVLIGYWLLKKPAHEVFAGFVKATVGYMILNVGAGGLVTTFRPILAALNFKFQIGAAVIDPYFGLSAANEKMGAEFPAFVGTATTALLIGFGINILLVALRKITKVRTLFITGHIMVQQAATITLMVFLLIPSLRNTYGTIAVGIICGLYWAISSNMTVEATQRLTGGGGFAIGHQQQFAIWFVDKIANRFGKKEENLDNIKLPSFLSIFHDTVVASATLMLIFFGIILLILGPDVMSNPDVIASGTLYDPAKQDFYLYMIQTAFTFSVYLFILMQGVRMFVSELTNAFQGISSKLLPGSFPAVDVAASYGFGSPNAVLTGFSAGLVGQLITIALLIVFKSPILIITGFVPVFFDNAAIAVFADKRGGWKAAVGLSFISGVLQVALGALCVALLDLSAYGGYHGNIDFEFPWLGFGYIFKYAGLIGYILVCVFLLIIPQLQYKRAKDKEAYYRGEAPIEEI; this is encoded by the coding sequence ATGGAGGTTTTGACAATAATGCTAAACTGGTTCTCACAAAATATTTTGCAAAATCCTGCCTTCTTTGTTGGGTTACTAGTATTAATTGGGTATTGGTTACTGAAAAAACCAGCACACGAAGTATTTGCTGGTTTTGTTAAAGCAACAGTTGGTTATATGATTTTAAATGTAGGGGCTGGGGGGTTAGTCACAACATTTAGACCTATATTAGCAGCACTTAATTTTAAGTTTCAAATAGGAGCGGCCGTTATTGATCCATACTTCGGATTAAGTGCAGCTAATGAAAAGATGGGCGCAGAGTTCCCAGCATTCGTTGGTACTGCAACAACAGCATTATTAATTGGATTTGGTATCAATATTTTACTCGTTGCTCTGCGTAAAATTACGAAAGTTAGAACATTATTTATCACTGGACATATTATGGTTCAACAAGCTGCAACTATAACATTGATGGTGTTTCTTTTAATACCTAGTTTACGTAATACGTATGGAACAATTGCTGTTGGTATTATTTGTGGATTGTATTGGGCAATTAGTTCGAACATGACAGTTGAAGCCACACAACGTTTAACTGGGGGTGGCGGTTTTGCGATAGGTCATCAGCAACAATTTGCTATTTGGTTTGTTGATAAAATTGCAAATAGATTTGGAAAAAAAGAAGAGAACTTAGATAATATTAAATTACCATCTTTCTTATCTATTTTCCATGATACTGTTGTGGCTTCTGCAACTTTAATGTTAATTTTCTTTGGTATCATCTTGCTAATTTTGGGACCTGACGTAATGTCTAATCCAGATGTGATTGCATCAGGAACCCTTTATGATCCAGCAAAACAAGATTTCTATCTATATATGATTCAGACAGCTTTCACATTTTCAGTGTACTTATTCATCTTAATGCAAGGTGTACGTATGTTTGTTTCAGAATTAACTAATGCTTTCCAAGGTATTTCTAGTAAACTGCTTCCTGGATCTTTCCCAGCAGTTGATGTTGCAGCTTCTTATGGATTTGGCTCTCCGAATGCAGTGTTGACAGGATTTTCAGCTGGATTAGTAGGACAATTAATTACAATTGCATTATTAATTGTATTCAAAAGCCCTATTTTGATAATTACTGGGTTTGTTCCAGTATTTTTTGATAATGCTGCTATTGCAGTATTTGCCGACAAACGAGGTGGATGGAAAGCAGCAGTAGGTTTATCTTTTATTTCGGGAGTCTTACAAGTAGCTTTGGGAGCATTATGTGTGGCATTACTTGATTTGTCAGCCTATGGTGGATATCACGGAAATATTGATTTTGAATTCCCTTGGTTAGGATTTGGGTATATTTTCAAATATGCAGGTCTAATTGGATATATACTAGTTTGTGTATTTTTATTGATTATCCCTCAACTTCAATACAAACGAGCGAAAGATAAAGAAGCATACTACAGAGGCGAAGCGCCGATTGAAGAAATTTAA